From a single Populus trichocarpa isolate Nisqually-1 chromosome 17, P.trichocarpa_v4.1, whole genome shotgun sequence genomic region:
- the LOC18110748 gene encoding UPF0481 protein At3g47200, producing the protein MGLGLLCMGLQCVVYGKNAGVVVFYGWVAWRRDWEGNGREGRLRLEKRMVILCCDSGRATIRVDKAGDLERERGAAIYRKEARCLGPYLYRECPLIDLPQDRAEWCCIYRVPNSFRKVRPKAYTPKLISIGPLHRGDERLKDMEEQKLRYFKGFSERDGIYKKKIEDLLIIIQDKEARIRASYSENFSEITSSEFIEMILLDAVFIIEFLEDSNDIEHYSESVKPWMIFDIREDLMLLENQLPFFIIKEIYEKGFRKQATCFPFLDLANVYLGKYTCSQALQNTGRDVEGSRHFTDLLRNFMLKGAIQPRCNFNPIKLKYNAVMLREAGVKFQVTEDKCLVNITFEEGVLKIPRLEVDYCFERLVRNIMALEQCCYPFKAYVCSYIKFMDHLIDSAEDVALLAENGIILNWLGDDAAVSNMINKLCETITGTYTFYDDICGKMNAHYKNRWNHRKATLKLVYFPNVWRGTATVAAAILLILTLIQTITSVKSVF; encoded by the exons ATGGGTTTGGGTTTGCTGTGTATGGGTTTGCAGTGTGTGGTTTATGGAAAAAATGCAGGGGTTGTGGTTTTCTATGGATGGGTTGCCTGGCGAAGAGATTGGGAAGGAAACGGGCGCGAAGGGCGCCTTCGGCTTGAGAAAAGAATGGTGATTCTTTGCTGTGACAGTG GTCGCGCAACCATTAGGGTAGACAAGGCAGGAgacttagagagagagaggggagctGCAATCTATAGGAAAGAGGCTCGCTGCTTGGGACCATATCTCTACAGAGAGTGTCCACTGATCGATCTCCCTCAG GACCGGGCTGAGTGGTGTTGTATCTACAGGGTGCCCAATTCGTTTCGAAAGGTAAGACCGAAAGCCTACACTCCAAAACTGATTTCAATAGGTCCTCTTCACCGCGGCGATGAAAGACTAAAGGATATGGAAGAGCAAAAATTGAGATATTTCAAAGGGTTTTCTGAACGGGATGGGATATATAAGAAGAAAATCGAGGATCTTTTGATCATCATTCAGGATAAAGAAGCGCGTATCCGAGCCAGTTATTCAGAGAACTTCAGCGAAATTACAAGCAGTGAGTTCATAGAGATGATTCTGTTGGATGCAGTCTTCATTATTGAGTTTTTGGAGGATTCAAATGATATTGAACATTATTCTGAAAGTGTTAAGCCCTGGATGATATTTGACATACGAGAAGACTTGATGCTACTTGAAAACCAACTACCTTTCTTCATTATTAAGGAAATATATGAGAAGGGCTTTCGCAAACAGGCAAcatgctttccttttcttgatcTTGCTAACGTTTATTTGGGAAAGTACACGTGTTCACAAGCGCTGCAAAACACCGGCCGGGATGTAGAGGGAAGCAGGCATTTCACTGATTTACTAAGGAATTTTATGTTGAAGGGAGCCATTCAGCCACGTTGTAATTTTAATCCTATCAAGCTGAAATATAATGCCGTCATGCTTCGCGAGGCAGGGGTGAAGTTTCAGGTAACCGAAGACAAATGTTTGGTCAACATAACATTTGAGGAAGGAGTGTTGAAAATACCACGCTTGGAAGTTGATTACTGCTTCGAACGTCTTGTACGAAATATCATGGCCTTGGAGCAGTGCTGCTACCCGTTTAAAGCTTACGTATGCAGTTACATTAAGTTTATGGACCATCTTATCGACAGTGCAGAAGACGTGGctttgctagctgaaaatggaATTATTCTCAACTGGCTAGGTGACGATGCCGCAGTTTCAAATATGATTAATAAGCTTTGCGAAACAATCACCGGCACTTATACGTTTTATGATGATATCTGCGGAAAGATGAATGCCCACTATAAGAACCGCTGGAACCATAGAAAGGCAACcttgaaacttgtatatttCCCCAATGTTTGGAGAGGTACGGCAACTGTTGCAGCAGCTATCCTGCTGATCCTCACTTTGATACAGACTATCACTTCCGTAAAATCGGTATTCTAG